The DNA segment TGGCAGCGGCAAGATCTTTTCCAAATTGTCCCTGTGCTTTGCGGTTCCTTGCATGAGGCCATCCTCAACAATAAAAGCCCCATGGAGCTGCCCGGAGTAAGCCATTTCATTGCCGCCTTGAAAATGGCTATGACCAAGAGTCAAAAAAGGATCTGTTTGCTGGCCAGCGCGGACCTGGCCCATGTGGGCCTGCGTTTCGGGGATCCAGAGGCACCCAATCGTTTTTCTCTGCAATCCTTGGCGGATGAGGATCGGAGTTTGCTCGGGTTTGCCGAAGGGGTCGATGCCGAAGGGTTTTACGAAACCATTCGGCGGGAAAAGGACCGACACCGCATTTGCGGCCTGCCCTCGATCTACACCTTTCTCCATCTGATAGGTAACCGGGCCTGCGAAGGGAAGCTTCTGAATTATGGCCAATCCATGGATGCGGGGAATCAGTCAGCGGTCACTTTTGCCAGTTTAGCCTTTTTTCGTTGATATATTTTCACCCCAGAGCGCGCAGAGAACGCCGAGGAAGAAGTTCTTAGGAGAAATAGTAGCGACCAAACAATCCAGACCTTTAAAACTAATGAATTCCATAAGGATAAAATTTTCGCTCGCACCATTTCCTATCTTCCGTGGAAAGGGGATGAATGTTAGAGCGGAAAGGAGGGAAGGGGAATGGAGAAAAAAAAATTCATGGATGGAAAAATGGCTATCATCACGGGGGCCTTGATTTTAAGCCTATTTGCCGGCGGGTCAATCCTTGTTAAGGATTCATCCAAAGCTTTTGGGGGAGGATTCATACCCCAGACGGCCCAGCAAGGAGGGCGGTACCAGATTGCCGGGTGCGATACCAATTCTGCCTGGGTGATCGACACGACCATGGGGGACGTTTATTTGATCTATTCCAATGGCAAGTGGAAAGAGGTGGGGAGTATCATGGATGAAAAGAAGCGGATAAAAAAGTAAAAAAAATGGAATCCTTACGAATGGGTACGTTAGCTCGATTGTATAGGAAATTTCTTTTTGGACACGGATTCACCCTGTTAGATGTTTACTATCTAACAGGGTAAACACAGATTATCAGGATAAACGAAAAATAAAATAATTATCTGTGGTTATCTGCGGAAATCTGCGTCCCAATTAATTTAAGGAGTTGTTATGTCCGAACAGATCATATTTAAACGTGAAGAGGATTTGCCTTATCTGCCCATTACCTTTGGTTCGATGGCCTGGAATAAGACCGGAAGCTGGCGATACCTGCGGCCGCGGTTTGAAAATAAGATTTCTCCTTGCAACGAAGGGTGTCCCGCAGGCCAAGACATTGAAGGAGCGATGGTCCTGATCGGCAAAGGCAAAGTTTTACAGGCTTGGGATTTGTTTAAGGAGGAGAATCCTTTCCCGGGGGTTTGCGGGCGAGTCTGTTTCCATCCCTGCGAATCTTCCTGCAACCGCGGAGAGTTCGATGAAGCCATTTCCATTAATGCCTTAGAGCGCTTCATGGCGGATGTTGCCTCCCGGCAGGGAAGGAAACCGTTGCTGAGGCGGGAAAGGCGGGAGGAGAAAGTAGCCATCGTTGGCTCCGGGCCTGCAGGTTTGACCTGCGCCTATCACCTGGCCCGCCTGGGTTACGGCGTCACGGTCTTCGAGGCTCTGCCCGTCCTGGGAGGAATGCTCCGCGTAGGAATTCCTGAATATCGATTGCCCAAGAGAGTGCTGGAGGAAGAAATCGATCAGATCCTGGAGCTGGAGGTGAAAGCGGAGGTCAATGCCCGTCTGGGGGGAGAGTTCCTGTTGAAGGAATTAAAAGAATATCAAGCCATCTTCCTGGCCATGGGCAACCACCGCAGTAAAAGTTTGGGAATTCCCGGGGAAGAGGCTGAAGGTATAATGAGCGGAGTCGAATTTTTAAAGAACGTTAACCTGGGTAAAGAAGTACCCCTGGGGAAAAGAGTGGCTGTGATCGGGGGCGGGAATACGGCTATCGATGCTGCCCGCTCGGCTTTACGCCTGGGGACCAAACCATTTATCCTTTATCGCCGGACACGCGAAGAAATGCCCGCCTTTCCCGCAGAAATTTTAGAGGCTGAAGAAGAAGGCATTGAAATTTCCTATTTGGTCTCACCCCTGCAAGTGAATGCCGAAAACGGAAAGGTAAGTAAGCTGGAATGCATGAAGAATCGGCTGGGGCCACCGGATGAGGATGGCCGCCGACGGCCGGTGGCCATCAAAGGCTCTAACTTTTTTGTGGAAGTTGATCAAGTCATCGCGGCCATCGGCGAAGAAGCAGATCTTTCCGCTATCCCTAAGAAATTAGGGGTGAAAGAAAACGTCATTCTGACCGATGAGCGGGGAGGGACTAAGCAAAAAGAGGTTTTTGCCGGCGGCGATATTATCCATCAACCCCACACAGTGGTACATGCCATCGGCTCCGGGAAGAGGGCGGCTATCTTTATCGATTGCTTCCTGAAGAAGAAAAAATGGGATGGTCTCTTTGACGCCATCCGTATTGGCGAGCGCGGTAGTTTATCGATGAAACGATACCTGCAGGACGAAAAAGATCGCCTTCCCATCAGTTCCCAAACCGTACGCCTGAAAGATTTGAACCTGGATTATTTCGATTATAAGAAACGTAAAAGAATGTCCAAAGCCCAGGTCTCTAAACGGATCGGATCTATCGAAGAGGTCAACCTCGGATTTTCCGAGGAGACGGCCGTGGAAGAGGCCAACCGTTGTTTCAACTGCGGCGTCTGCAACCTCTGCGACAACTGTTACATCCTCTGCCCAGATGTGGCCATCCTGAAACAGGGAGAGGATGCGTCCAACGTCATAGACTATGAACACTGCAAGGGATGTGGCATCTGCGTGGAGGAGTGCCCCCGAAATGCCATGGTTATGGAGGAGGAAATAAAATGAAGAAGATTATGGTGGGTAACCATGCCGTTTCCTGGGGGGTGATGTTGGCCCGGGCCGAAGTGATCCCGGCTTATCCGATCACGCCCCAGACGACCATCGTCGAAGAACTATCGGTCCTCTGCGCGGACGGCAGGCTAAAAGCAAAATTTATCCCGGTAGAATCGGAGCACTCGGCCATGGCTTGCTGCGTCGGAGCCTCGGCGGCCGGGGTGCGAACTTTCACGGCTACTTCAGGGCAGGGATTGGCCTTGATGCACGAGATGCTCCACTGGGCCAGCGGGGCGCGCCTGCCCATCGTCATGGCCAACGTCAACCGGGCCTTGGGATCCCCTTGGAACATCTGGGGTGAGCAGACCGACAGTCTCTCCCAGCGGGATACCGGCTGGTTGCAGCTTTATTGTGAGAGCAATCAGGAGGTCCTGGACACCACGATCCAGGCCTTCAAGATTGCCGAGGAGATCCACTTACCGGTCATGTTAAACCTGGATGCCTTTTTCCTTTCGCATACGGCGGAGCCCGTTGAAATCCCGGAGCAAAAACGGGTGGATGATTTTCTGCCCCGGTATCAACCCGAATTTCGCCTGGATCCCAAGAAGCCCTATTCTTTCGGCTGCCTGACTCCTCCCGAATATTTTATGGAATTTCGATACAAGATCCAGCAGTCCATGCTCCAGGGCAAGGAGGTCAGCCGGCGGGTGGACGAGGAATTTGGCCAATCCTTTGGCAGGAAGTACGGGCTGATTGAAGCGTACCGGTGCGATGGGGCGGA comes from the Deltaproteobacteria bacterium genome and includes:
- a CDS encoding NAD(P)-binding protein; translation: MSEQIIFKREEDLPYLPITFGSMAWNKTGSWRYLRPRFENKISPCNEGCPAGQDIEGAMVLIGKGKVLQAWDLFKEENPFPGVCGRVCFHPCESSCNRGEFDEAISINALERFMADVASRQGRKPLLRRERREEKVAIVGSGPAGLTCAYHLARLGYGVTVFEALPVLGGMLRVGIPEYRLPKRVLEEEIDQILELEVKAEVNARLGGEFLLKELKEYQAIFLAMGNHRSKSLGIPGEEAEGIMSGVEFLKNVNLGKEVPLGKRVAVIGGGNTAIDAARSALRLGTKPFILYRRTREEMPAFPAEILEAEEEGIEISYLVSPLQVNAENGKVSKLECMKNRLGPPDEDGRRRPVAIKGSNFFVEVDQVIAAIGEEADLSAIPKKLGVKENVILTDERGGTKQKEVFAGGDIIHQPHTVVHAIGSGKRAAIFIDCFLKKKKWDGLFDAIRIGERGSLSMKRYLQDEKDRLPISSQTVRLKDLNLDYFDYKKRKRMSKAQVSKRIGSIEEVNLGFSEETAVEEANRCFNCGVCNLCDNCYILCPDVAILKQGEDASNVIDYEHCKGCGICVEECPRNAMVMEEEIK
- a CDS encoding transketolase C-terminal domain-containing protein → MKKIMVGNHAVSWGVMLARAEVIPAYPITPQTTIVEELSVLCADGRLKAKFIPVESEHSAMACCVGASAAGVRTFTATSGQGLALMHEMLHWASGARLPIVMANVNRALGSPWNIWGEQTDSLSQRDTGWLQLYCESNQEVLDTTIQAFKIAEEIHLPVMLNLDAFFLSHTAEPVEIPEQKRVDDFLPRYQPEFRLDPKKPYSFGCLTPPEYFMEFRYKIQQSMLQGKEVSRRVDEEFGQSFGRKYGLIEAYRCDGADLILVTSGAIASTARVVVDALRQKGRKVGMVKVRLFRPFPQEELYAVLRDVEKVAVVDRNVSFGVGGIFAHELNAAFCNEKTRPPIFSYIAGLGGRDVTPQVLNDVVYQTYKRSQPEKHSVWVGMRNGP